In Candidatus Margulisiibacteriota bacterium, the sequence TCCTTATGATCCTTTATTCCTCGTCGTCTATCATCGAGATCAGCTTGACATTGTCTATGTTCATGTTGGTCTCGCCGTCAGCCGAATTTGCCAGGACCACCATCTGTATCTGAAGCAGGCCTCCCGAGCCGTTCAACTGGTTAAAGTTCCTTTTCCCGTCGCCCCTCTTGGGGTTTGTCAGCACAAAATTGGAGAACGGGATGTAGACCTTTTTCCAGCCTCTCCAGTCAACATTCTGCTCGGTAGACCAGATATCATCCTTGAGCGGCACCCAGTTCTTGTCGTACTTGGTCTCCCACGAGCCTTTGTCGTCGTCATAGAGCTCGATCTTGAGCTTTCCGCTCCCCGCTCCGTTGCCCCAGATGCACATCTCCAGCCCCGTAAAAGAAGAGGCGTCCAGCCCCACATAGGTCCCGATGCCTCCGCAGTACCAGTCCTTGGCGCTGCCTTTGATGTTCAGCGAATACTTTCCGCAGGACTTAGCCAGAGAGTCTCCGGGCCTTGCCGGCGGGTTCTTAACAACCGTTCGGGTGACCCTGTCAAACACCCACCATTCCGGGTTTTTGAGGTCCAGGTTGTTCTCGAAATTATCCACCAGTTTAGAAAGGCCCGCGGCGTATGCCGGAGCAAGGGCCAAAAACACGAACAATACGATAACTCCCACAATTGTTTTCTTGATCACTTTATCCCTCACCTCCTCGCTGCTTAAGACTATATCACCGCCATTTTTGAGCGTCAAGGCAAGCAACGCTTACTGTATTATCGCAGATGTTTTGCGCGAATTTCACTTTAATGGGAGTCCGAGGGCAAAACAACATTGTCAAGAAAATAAGAAGTGTCGGCTACAGCCGCTTTGTAGGCGGCCTCAAAGGAAGAGCTGTCCGTCACTGTCCAATCGCGCTCCTTGGTGATGTTGAACCAGTTAAACAGCTTGATGCCGGAATAATCAGACTTTATTTTTGAGAACGCATCGGTTATCCAGGCCGCTTTGTCCCCTCCGTCCGGAGCGCTGGCAAATTCACCTATCATGACAGGTTTGGAAGGATAAGCCGCTCTTATCTGAGAATAGACGGAAGAAAAGACCTGGTCAAAGGTCGTCCAGGTAGAGCCTCCCCAGTTATAGCCGTCAACTCCTATCCAGTCCACATAGGCATCGCCCGGATAATAACTCCCGATAGAATTCCATGTCTCGTCCGGAACACTTTCCGAATTAACGCTCCAAACCCAGGTAACATTAAGCACCCCGGACGCACTGAACAAGCCGTGGACATGCTTCCAGGCAGCTATGTATTTTGCGGGGGCTTCGGACAAGCCGTTGTGAGATCCGTCCCAGGGGTACCAGTTGCCGTTCATTTCGTGGGCAAACCTTAGAAAGAAGGGGTGGCCGAAAGCTTTTGCGTCCAGCGCCCATTTTGAGATATACGCGTCAAATTCTCCGTCTATGATCTTCTGCAGCGTATAGTCGCTGTCGGGAACGGTTCCCTTCCAGGGCTCCCAGGTTATGCAGGGCACGCTTCCCCTTGCCCACACATGGCTGCATTCAAGGCTGGGGAAATCCTGGGTAAAATTATTGAACCACATCACCACGGCCAGTTTCCTGCCGGTGGCGTCCTCAAATCCGGAGATATAATCGCTGCCGTCCGTAAAGGCCCCCGTATAGCAGCCCAAAAAGTCCCCGCTTATCTTTTGCTCAACAGGCTCGCCCCCGCCTCCTCCGCCGCCTCCGGTCTGTTCTATACTTGTGCAACCCAGACAACAGGCAAGAAGCAGGCAAAGGAGCGCAGTCTTGTAATTTATTTTACGAACTCCAGTTCTCCCCAGACTCCCGGGTCCTTATAGAAGAGAAAGTCCCCGTTCCAGACCATCTGGACCTGTCTGCCTGCGCTTGAATCCGCGTCGTCCAGCGCGCAGTCAAAACCTATTTTTGCTCCGTTCCTCGGTTTAAAGCCTCCCAGGTTGCTCCAGGGGATGCTGGCCTCTATAATATAGCCTTTGGCCCTTGGCTTAACAAAGATCTTTGCGCCTTCGGCAGGAGAGTTGTTCTTCCATATCCAGATCGAAGCAGGAACATTCTTGTTGTTGCCGGCAGAAACGCCTATTTGGAAGTCCTGTGTTTCCATATTGGCCCTGTTCTTATCCAGTCCTTCTCTGGCGCCCAGCACTATCTCGACCGCGTCCCCGTTCCAGATGTCCCCGTTCTTTTTGGAATTGTTGAAAGGTTTGTCATCGTTTATGTCCGCGGCAAAATAAAGGTTGTTTTCGTCCCACTTGAGATAGACCCTGCCCGACAGGTCCTGGGGGCCTTTCCAGAGAGCGCTGCCCTCATGGACCTGGCTTGCCTTGTTGATCACAACATGCTCGCAATCCAGCCACTTTGACAGGTCTCCGTTGAGCGCGGGGGCTTCGTCGGCATAAATTGCACGCGCTTTCTGCTTTTTCACTATAGAGCCTTCTCCCCCCGTTTCCATATAACCGGAGGAAGAGGCCGAAAAATAAGGATCGCTTATAAGGGCCTTAAAGGCCGACAGAGTTGAGGGGCCCGATTCTATCCGCCAGTCGGTTTCCTTAAGTTCGTCAAACCAGTTAAGAGCCCTGATATACGGCATCTTTTTAAGTTCGTCATTTATTTCCCGTATCCATTTGGCCTTGTCTCCGCCCTTGGCCGCGCTGCCAAACTCGGCTATCATTATGGGTTTGGAAGGATGCTTTCTCCAGAGGCTGCGGGCCGCGTCCCGGAAAAGTTCCTTAAAGCTGAGCCATCTGCTCCACTCGCGGGAGGTCCCCCAGTTATATCCGTCAAGCCCTATCCAGTCCACATAGTCGTCGCCGGGATAGGCTTTGTCCATTTCGTTCCAGGGCTCCTGCGGCCAGGATTCGTTCATCGGGCACCAGACAAACTTAGCGTTCCTTGCTCCCTCTCTCCTGAAGATATTTACCACTCTTCTGTAGGCTTCCACATACTTTTTGGGATTGCGCCCGTTGTTGACCGTGCACCAGGGATATCCTTCTATGTTGAATTCATGCCCCCATCTCAGGAAGACCGGCTTGCCCCAGGCTTTTATGTCTTTTGCCCACTCTTTTATGTGCGAGTCCCATTCTCCCGCAATTATGTTGTCGAGTTTGATCCTTTCCTTATCGCTCCAAAGCCACGGCTCCCACACTATGTGAGGGATAGCGCCGTTCTTTATAGCTCTGTCCGCAAGGTCCGGATTAAAAAGGCTGCTCCAGTCCTGGTACCACATCACGGAAGCAAATTTCTTCCCCGTCTTTTTTTCAAGCGCTTTTACAACGCCCATGTTAGCCGGCGCGCCCTCTCGGAAGACCCCAAAATAGACCTGATCGCCTGAGCCTGAAGCGGCGCTTCCCATCCCAAAACACACCCCGGAAACCGCGACCCCAAGCATCACCACGGCCAAAAGGACCTTTTTCATCATTGCTCCCTTTCTTTTATGACGCCCCGGAATTCTTATCGGGGCATGCTGTCATCCCTTTACCGCTCCCGCGGTAAGGCCTTTTACTATGTGTTTTTGCAGCAAAAAGAACAGAATCATGACCGGTATGGTGGCAACGGTCGCAGCCGCCATCATCAGGTCAAAACGGTTCTGGTAATTTCCCACGAACAGCCTGATCCCTACCGGGATCGTCATCGTATCTGCGCCTGTTAACACCCAGGCAAACATCAATTCGTCCCAGGCATTAAGAAAAACATAGATGCCTGTCGCAATTATGCCCGGAAGAGCCAGGGGCAGAGCAATATACCAGAACACCTGGAACGGTGAGCACCCGTCTATCCTTGCGGCTTCTTCCAGTTCCACGGGAATCGCGGCAAAAAACCCTCTCAGTATCCAGATAGAGAACGGTGTAAAGAAAGCGGTATAGATAAGTATAAGCCCCACATAGGAACCTTTTAGCGCGATGCCCGTTAAAAGAGCGAATTGCACGAACATTATATATATTGGTATTAAATACATTATAGAAGGGATCATCTGGGTCGCTAGGACCCCGATGCTGAAGAATTTGCTTCCCGGAAAGTCGAACCTGGCCAGCGCGTAGGCGGCCAGCGTGGCAAAGATCATGGCAAGGACCATTGTTATGCCGCAGATAAAAAAGGAATTTTTAAGGTAAAGCGCAAAGTTTATGTTCTTCCAAAGGTCAACATAGTTCCTCCAGCGCACCAGGATATGCCCCTGCGGAACAAGAAATGAGGTCTTTACCTGCCCCAGCGATTCGTCAATAAGCGAGACCCTGCCCGCGGTAGTTCCCAGATAAAGGCCTTTCCCCGTCTTGAGCATAGAGAACACATCCGAATTGATGAATCCCTTTTCGCTTGAGCCCCGGGCAGGGGAAAACAGAGCCTCGTAGTTCCTTACTTTTCCGGAATCCCTGTCTATTACAGAAAGCCCGAGGTTGCTCTGGGCATAGATGGAGCCGCCCTGGTAAAAAGCCTTGTTTATCCTGTTAGAAAGCAGCCCGCTTACAGTGTCATATCTTTTTACCGCCTTAAGGCCGGAAGTGGAAAATTCATAAATTCCGCTCAGGGTGGATATGAGAAGAGTTCCGCTGCCCGAAGAAAGATGCCTGATCTCGTTAGCATCTATCCCCGCTTCGGCAAAAGCAACGGCTGCCGATGCCCTGCCTGTAGAAAGGTCTATCCTTATGAGCCCTTTATTGGTCCCTGCCCAGAGCGTTGGGCCGTCCTTTACAAGGGAAGACACCTGGAAAGGCGATAGAGCCTTTGACAGCTCCAGTTCCCTGGTAAATTTGCCGGTTTCCTTGTCAAACTCAAGGACCTTTTCTATGCCCCTCTGTTCATAGGCGAGCCAGAGCCTGTGGCTGTCCCTGGCAAGCGAAGTTGAAACAACTTTATTGACATCAATGCCTTCCAGTTTTGTATCGAACGATCTTTTCCGGGAGAGGTCCTGCATCGAGACCCTGATCAGCCCTTTGTCGGCTGTCAGGACCCATAGGTCCTGACCGTCGGCAAGATAATTGGTCGCCATCGACTTTACCGATACATGCTGAAGTATCCTGCCCGAGCCCTGATCATATTTTGAGATCCCCCCGTCAGAAGTGAGAAGGTAAAGATTGTCTTTTGCAAGGGCCATAGAAATAACATCATTGCTTGCCCTGCCAAAAGGTATCCTGCCCAGCAGTATCTCGGTGTTGTTCTTAAAGGAGGAAAAAACCATCCAGGCGATCGGAAAAAGGGTGACAATGAGAAAGGCCACCATTATCACATCTATGGTCCTTTTTACTATCCTCTGCTTTATGTAATAGGGAATTCGTATCATTTACATCATCTCTTCGGACTTTTTATAGAACTTGAACCAGACATTGACTATGGCTATCATGACTATCATAAGCAGGACCGAGGCCGCCGCTCCCGTGCCAAAGGACCACAGCTGGAACGTGTTCCTGAAGATGTTGGTCATCATCAGGTCGCCCCACTCCCCGGGATACCCCGCGCCAAAACCGAACATCATTATGACTATGTTAAAGGAATAGGTGTTAGAGATAAGGCTGAATAGTATCAATATTGCCCAGACCGGTGTAAGCATGGGGAAGGTTATCTTCCAGAACTTTTTCCAACCCGAGGCTCCGTCTATCTCCGCCGCCTCGTAAAGTTCATCCGGTATCGACTGCATCCCGGCAAGGAGCATCAGCATGGAAAGCGGCCAAAACCTCCAGATGGTAGGGATCATTATCGCCCATAATGTATTGGAGCCCAAAAGCCAGAACGGCTTGTCCGGCAGTATATGCAGCCAGTCCACCAGGAACATGTTGATGATACCGATCTCCTTTTGCCACATGAACGCCCACAAAAGACCCACAACATAGGTAGGCACCACCCACGGGAAAAGGTAAAGCGCTCTCACGATATTCTTGCCACGGAACTTGCGGTTCACCATCAGGGCCACCAGCATCCCGACCCCGATAGTGCCCACTGTTACCACGACCGTATAGATGACGGTGTTCCTGATAGATTCAAAAAGGCCGATGTGGATGGGGCTGTTCATGTTAAAGAGAATATCAACGTAATTTTTGAACCCTACGAACGGAGCAAGAAGGTACTGTGAGATGGTGAACTGGTTAAGGTCAAGAAAGGACATGTAAAAGGCCTGGACAACGGGAAAGATATGGAGCGAAACCATGGCAAGAAAGGTCGGAAGGACGAACCAGTAGGCGAACTTGTATTTTTTTATCTGCGCCAGCAAGTCTTTGAACACAAAATCACTCCCGGAAAGATCTTTGCTTGGATCTTAAGTTCCTGCAGGAATTTCAAAAGCATTCGGCCGCAAAGCGGCCTTCTCACTCTATTGTAATTGAATATACATTATCCGCAGAGCGTTTGCAACAGCAGTAAGCAGCATCTTTTCTGCAAATACAAAATAGACTGAAACCAGCAACAAGAACGACCGATATACTTTTACCAAACCATCGAAAGGAAAAAATTTGAATCTGAAGATAAGAGACGCCGGGTTGGTTCCAAAGCTGTCTGCTGCAGTAAGTGCTGATCCGCTTCTTAGGCCATACCAGATTAGGCTGGCAGACAGGGTCAGGGCCTTTGCATTAAACACCTCGAATCTGTCGATGCATTACAAGATCCTTTGGCACAGGGACAGGGTTGGTGCGGCATTAAGGGGGCTGCCACAGGAGATCATGCCCGTAACGATGGAATTTGTGCCGTCGCTGGAATGTGTTTACCAATGCCCTCACTGCACCTATAGCGGCTGGAAAGAAAGGACGATCGCGGACCTTTCCAAAAGGGTGATGCCTTACGAGCTCATGATGACTTTGCTGGACAAGCTTGAAGAAGCGGATGTCAAAGGGGTCATCTTTACCGGGGGCGGCGAGCCTTTTGCCAACCGTGACACTCTGAAAGGTCTTGAGTATGCCGGCGGCAAAACGGGGACTTTTCAAACCGGGCTTTTTACCAACGGCTTTTTGCTAAGTGAAAGGTCCATTCAAGTTTTGGCCGGTCTTCCCCTTGCCTTCATCAGGCTTAGTCTTAACACCGCAGACCCCGGAGATTACATGAGGTTCCACGGGCTCAATAGCCCGCGGTATTTTGAACAGGTCAAAAGAAATATAGCGCTGCTTGCAAGGGCCGGAAGCGAAAACCCCACAGAATTCAATTTGAGCGCAATTATCAATCAAACGAATGTCGACCGGATGACCTCCATAGGGACTTTCTTAAAAGAGCTCATGGATAATGATTCGCAGGCCCGCATAAACACGGTCCAAATTAAGCCTGTTATCAATTACGGGCAGATAGACCCCGACACGGGAAAGCAAATATCCGCTGACATCGCAGAAAGGGCCCGGGAAGGGTTTGAGGCCATCAGAGCAATGCTGGATCCGTATCCCATCGATCTTGTCTTTGCGGCCTCCCTGTTCGAGGAGGCTGTCGAACGCTCGGCAGAGGATCCCGACACGACAAATAATTGCCTGTCCGTTAACCTGGCAGGAAGCATCGCCTATGACGGCGGGGTCTATTTGTGCTCCGAAAGGGACGGAGACCCGCGCTTTATGGCAGGGGATCTTAGCAAAGATGATCTTCGAACAATTTGGTCCGGACAGCAGAGAACGGACCTGTTATCCGAAAGGACCCCGTGCCCACCATCATGCAAACTAAGGGCAATGAACGGTCTTCTCGGCGAATTGACCGGCCTTTCCCCTCTCAGCCCCGCGCAAATAATCGAAATGCAGTCCTTTTTGGACATCATCAGAAATGGCATCGATCCTGGTGCGGTTAATTTTATTTAAGTCCGCATACGGAGTGACCTTCCTCCTATAAGCAATTGTCAACGCATGCTCAGCCTGACCTGACCTCAAACCCGCCATCCTAAGACTTTTGGGCACCTTGCTTCTACACCTTATTAGTTGTATTATAATTGACGATACAATAGATATGATGTATTATTGTTCCAATGAAATCCATAGAACAACAGCAGGACTCTATCCTTGATCTATTATCAGGCAAAATAGAAGGCTATTATCTTGCCGGGGGAACGGCTCTTTCGCGGCATTATCTTCATCACAGGGAGTCTATTGACCTGGATTTTTTTACAAAGAAATTTGATATCAACCAAATAACCGCAGTAATAAATAGTCTGTCCGATAAACTTGGAAAACCCGTCGACACAAGCATGATCCAGTCAAAAAGCGGTCTTACCAAGGTTGCGGTCTATTTTGTGCGTTTTTCTCCAGATTCCTCATTAAAGCTGGATTTTGCCGAAGACTTCTTTGCCCTGATCAAACCGTTAAAACCCGTGAACGGCATAGATATCCTGTCAATAGAAGACATCTATTTAAGAAAGCTCTACGCCGCCGCCGGAACGATCTCAAGAACCGATGCGACAGGAAGGTCTCTTTTGATCGGAGGCAGAGCGGAAGCAAAAGATTATTTCGATCTTTATGTGCTGTCAACCGTGTTCATGCCTCTGTCTGATTTTATCTCCAAATACGCGGACAATTCTCTCAAAGAAGGACTTATAAGATGGTTTGCCACCTATGACCGCCTTGATATGAAAACCGGGCTTCTTGAAATAAAGGCCAATTCGCCCTTTGATTTTTCCGCAACGGAGAAACACTTTAAAAAAGAGGTCGACATCATCATCGAAAAGGAGATAGATCTGCCATGAACAACGATTGGCTCTGGGATAAGAACTTTTCCAAGGAAAAAGCCGCGCTCATACTTAAAGACGAAGAACACCCGTCCTTCGTCAAGCTGGCAGCAACTCTTCTTTTAAGGAATAATTCTGCCAAAGAAGTGTTCTCATCTTGCTTGGATCCGGTGGTTTTTTACAGGAACTGGCACCTAATAAAAAAAACCATGCGCAAAGACAGTTGGGGAGACCCGAGGATAGATTACTGGCAGGCTATTTTCAAGAAACTCAACGAAAGATATAAGGACAAGGGAATAGTTTTGAGAAGATCAAGGAAAGAATTCAGCAAAGCCAGTCTGGACATAGGCAGCCGGATCAAGAATGCGAGGC encodes:
- a CDS encoding glycan-binding surface protein, whose product is MIKKTIVGVIVLFVFLALAPAYAAGLSKLVDNFENNLDLKNPEWWVFDRVTRTVVKNPPARPGDSLAKSCGKYSLNIKGSAKDWYCGGIGTYVGLDASSFTGLEMCIWGNGAGSGKLKIELYDDDKGSWETKYDKNWVPLKDDIWSTEQNVDWRGWKKVYIPFSNFVLTNPKRGDGKRNFNQLNGSGGLLQIQMVVLANSADGETNMNIDNVKLISMIDDEE
- a CDS encoding glycosyl hydrolase, whose amino-acid sequence is MGCYTGAFTDGSDYISGFEDATGRKLAVVMWFNNFTQDFPSLECSHVWARGSVPCITWEPWKGTVPDSDYTLQKIIDGEFDAYISKWALDAKAFGHPFFLRFAHEMNGNWYPWDGSHNGLSEAPAKYIAAWKHVHGLFSASGVLNVTWVWSVNSESVPDETWNSIGSYYPGDAYVDWIGVDGYNWGGSTWTTFDQVFSSVYSQIRAAYPSKPVMIGEFASAPDGGDKAAWITDAFSKIKSDYSGIKLFNWFNITKERDWTVTDSSSFEAAYKAAVADTSYFLDNVVLPSDSH
- a CDS encoding sugar-binding protein — translated: MMKKVLLAVVMLGVAVSGVCFGMGSAASGSGDQVYFGVFREGAPANMGVVKALEKKTGKKFASVMWYQDWSSLFNPDLADRAIKNGAIPHIVWEPWLWSDKERIKLDNIIAGEWDSHIKEWAKDIKAWGKPVFLRWGHEFNIEGYPWCTVNNGRNPKKYVEAYRRVVNIFRREGARNAKFVWCPMNESWPQEPWNEMDKAYPGDDYVDWIGLDGYNWGTSREWSRWLSFKELFRDAARSLWRKHPSKPIMIAEFGSAAKGGDKAKWIREINDELKKMPYIRALNWFDELKETDWRIESGPSTLSAFKALISDPYFSASSSGYMETGGEGSIVKKQKARAIYADEAPALNGDLSKWLDCEHVVINKASQVHEGSALWKGPQDLSGRVYLKWDENNLYFAADINDDKPFNNSKKNGDIWNGDAVEIVLGAREGLDKNRANMETQDFQIGVSAGNNKNVPASIWIWKNNSPAEGAKIFVKPRAKGYIIEASIPWSNLGGFKPRNGAKIGFDCALDDADSSAGRQVQMVWNGDFLFYKDPGVWGELEFVK
- a CDS encoding carbohydrate ABC transporter permease, whose amino-acid sequence is MGQVKTSFLVPQGHILVRWRNYVDLWKNINFALYLKNSFFICGITMVLAMIFATLAAYALARFDFPGSKFFSIGVLATQMIPSIMYLIPIYIMFVQFALLTGIALKGSYVGLILIYTAFFTPFSIWILRGFFAAIPVELEEAARIDGCSPFQVFWYIALPLALPGIIATGIYVFLNAWDELMFAWVLTGADTMTIPVGIRLFVGNYQNRFDLMMAAATVATIPVMILFFLLQKHIVKGLTAGAVKG
- a CDS encoding sugar ABC transporter permease, whose translation is MFKDLLAQIKKYKFAYWFVLPTFLAMVSLHIFPVVQAFYMSFLDLNQFTISQYLLAPFVGFKNYVDILFNMNSPIHIGLFESIRNTVIYTVVVTVGTIGVGMLVALMVNRKFRGKNIVRALYLFPWVVPTYVVGLLWAFMWQKEIGIINMFLVDWLHILPDKPFWLLGSNTLWAIMIPTIWRFWPLSMLMLLAGMQSIPDELYEAAEIDGASGWKKFWKITFPMLTPVWAILILFSLISNTYSFNIVIMMFGFGAGYPGEWGDLMMTNIFRNTFQLWSFGTGAAASVLLMIVMIAIVNVWFKFYKKSEEMM
- a CDS encoding radical SAM protein — protein: MNLKIRDAGLVPKLSAAVSADPLLRPYQIRLADRVRAFALNTSNLSMHYKILWHRDRVGAALRGLPQEIMPVTMEFVPSLECVYQCPHCTYSGWKERTIADLSKRVMPYELMMTLLDKLEEADVKGVIFTGGGEPFANRDTLKGLEYAGGKTGTFQTGLFTNGFLLSERSIQVLAGLPLAFIRLSLNTADPGDYMRFHGLNSPRYFEQVKRNIALLARAGSENPTEFNLSAIINQTNVDRMTSIGTFLKELMDNDSQARINTVQIKPVINYGQIDPDTGKQISADIAERAREGFEAIRAMLDPYPIDLVFAASLFEEAVERSAEDPDTTNNCLSVNLAGSIAYDGGVYLCSERDGDPRFMAGDLSKDDLRTIWSGQQRTDLLSERTPCPPSCKLRAMNGLLGELTGLSPLSPAQIIEMQSFLDIIRNGIDPGAVNFI
- a CDS encoding nucleotidyl transferase AbiEii/AbiGii toxin family protein; translation: MKSIEQQQDSILDLLSGKIEGYYLAGGTALSRHYLHHRESIDLDFFTKKFDINQITAVINSLSDKLGKPVDTSMIQSKSGLTKVAVYFVRFSPDSSLKLDFAEDFFALIKPLKPVNGIDILSIEDIYLRKLYAAAGTISRTDATGRSLLIGGRAEAKDYFDLYVLSTVFMPLSDFISKYADNSLKEGLIRWFATYDRLDMKTGLLEIKANSPFDFSATEKHFKKEVDIIIEKEIDLP
- a CDS encoding helix-turn-helix transcriptional regulator, translated to MNNDWLWDKNFSKEKAALILKDEEHPSFVKLAATLLLRNNSAKEVFSSCLDPVVFYRNWHLIKKTMRKDSWGDPRIDYWQAIFKKLNERYKDKGIVLRRSRKEFSKASLDIGSRIKNARLANNMTQREFAKKAGISQQMLSRIEKGRENVSVSTIEKIAEKFGLKIHFDLKP